CGCTGCGCGCGCTCGGCGACCGCCGCGGGGACGTGGTGGCGCTCGACGGCGAGGTCTCCAACTCCACGCACTCCGAGATGTTCCGCGAGGCCCACCCGGACCGCTTCTTCGAGATGTACATCGCCGAGCAGCAGATGGTGGCCGCTGCGGTGGGCATGCAGGTGCGCGGGTGGCGGCCGTACGCGTCGACCTTCGCCGCCTTCCTCACCCGCGCCTACGACTTCATCCGGATGGCCGCGGTGAGCCGAGCGAACCTCTGCCTGATGGGCTCGCACGCCGGGGTCGCGATCGGTGAGGACGGGCCGTCGCAGATGGCGCTGGAGGACCTGGCCGCGCTGCGCGCGGTGCACAGCAGCACCGTGCTCTACCCGTGCGACGCGAACCAGACCGTGCAGCTGGCCGCGGCGATGGCGGACCGCCCCGGGATCAACTACCTGCGCACCAGCCGCGGCGCCACCCCGGTGATCTACGGACCGGACGAGGAGTTCCCGATCGGCGGTTCCCGCGTGGTGCGCGACGGCGACGACGTCACGCTGGTCGGGGCCGGGATCACCCTGCACGAAGCCCTGCGCGCGGCGCAGGTCCTCGAACCGGAGGGCATCACCGCCCGGGTGATCGACCTGTACTCGATCAAGCCGGTGGACGCCGAGACGCTGCGCCGCGCCGCGGCGGAGACCAGCGGCCTGGTCACGGCGGAGGACCACTGGCCGGAGGGCGGGCTCGGCGAGACCGTGCTCAGCGCGCTGGCCGGCGTCGGAGCGCCGGTGCGCCTGCTGGCGGTGCGGACCATGCCCGGCTCGGGGACACCTGCCGAGCTGCTCGGCCAAGCGGGCATCGACGCCGCCTCCATCGCGGCGGAAGCCAGGGAGCTGGTCAAGGCCCGCAGGTGATGCCGGGGTTCCCGCGCCTCCCGTCCGGGTAGCCGGGGGTCAGCTCCCGGAGGCCGTCATGTCGTCCGCACCCGATCGCGCAGATCTGCTCAGGTACCTGTGCCACGTCCGGTTCCCCGCCACCAAGCAGGAGATCCACCGGCAGTGCGTGGCGCTGGGCACGCCGGCGCCGTGCCTGGAGCGGCTGCGGACCCTGCCCGAGGGCACCTACGTCGAAGCCGACACGGTGCTGCAGGCGCTGCCGCCGCTGTGACGGTGCGGG
This region of Saccharopolyspora hordei genomic DNA includes:
- a CDS encoding DUF2795 domain-containing protein — its product is MSSAPDRADLLRYLCHVRFPATKQEIHRQCVALGTPAPCLERLRTLPEGTYVEADTVLQALPPL